In the genome of Vibrio sp. NTOU-M3, one region contains:
- the gluQRS gene encoding tRNA glutamyl-Q(34) synthetase GluQRS: MSYIGRFAPSPSGPLHFGSLIAALGSYFQAKSQQGKWLVRIEDLDPPREMPGAADLILKTLEAYQLFWDGKVVYQSQRHHLYQQQIETWLETGAAYYCQCTRKQIKQSGGFYQGTCRDLKLNNPKDCAVRLTMQHPVYQFADLRHGNITIPNALADEDFIIKRRDGLYAYNLAVVLDDIAQGVTEVVRGADLIEPTGRQISLYQTLEQAQVRYLHLPLALDEHGHKLSKQNHAKAIDNQNPKPALLDAMRFLGFQCDAHLEQATVAEIIAWGVENWHLSQLPDSIEITPRFSNRAV, encoded by the coding sequence ATGAGTTACATCGGTCGTTTTGCACCTTCTCCTTCAGGCCCACTTCACTTTGGCTCACTGATCGCAGCTCTAGGTAGCTACTTTCAAGCAAAGTCACAACAAGGAAAGTGGTTAGTTCGCATTGAAGATCTTGATCCACCGAGGGAAATGCCAGGGGCCGCCGATTTGATCCTAAAAACACTAGAAGCGTATCAACTCTTTTGGGATGGTAAAGTGGTATACCAAAGCCAGCGCCATCACCTATATCAACAGCAAATTGAGACGTGGTTAGAGACTGGCGCTGCCTATTATTGTCAGTGTACCCGAAAACAAATCAAACAATCCGGTGGCTTTTATCAAGGGACATGCCGTGATTTGAAACTGAACAATCCAAAAGATTGTGCCGTGCGCCTCACCATGCAGCATCCAGTGTATCAATTTGCAGATCTGCGCCATGGCAATATCACAATCCCTAATGCATTGGCAGATGAAGATTTTATTATTAAGCGTCGTGATGGCTTGTATGCGTATAATCTAGCTGTTGTACTGGATGACATTGCCCAAGGGGTCACTGAGGTCGTCCGTGGCGCAGATTTAATTGAACCTACAGGGCGACAAATCAGCTTGTATCAAACACTTGAGCAAGCACAGGTTCGATATCTGCATTTACCCTTGGCTTTAGATGAACATGGGCATAAATTGTCCAAACAGAATCACGCTAAAGCGATTGATAACCAAAATCCTAAACCCGCACTGCTTGATGCAATGCGCTTTTTAGGGTTTCAATGTGATGCCCACTTAGAACAAGCTACAGTGGCTGAAATCATCGCTTGGGGCGTCGAAAATTGGCATTTATCTCAGCTGCCTGACTCGATCGAGATCACACCAAGATTCTCAAACCGCGCTGTGTAA
- the pcnB gene encoding polynucleotide adenylyltransferase PcnB gives MHMNKNDYTPSESAGYADLALNIITREEHNISRKQISDNALKVLYRLHSAGFDAFLVGGGVRDLLLEHHPKDFDIATNATPEQIRHLFKNCRLIGRRFRLAHIMFGRDIIEVATFRGHHQEPSKNVSQQSKEGMLLRDNVYGSIDEDAERRDFTVNAMYYNIANYAIHDYAGGIEDLEDKLIRLIGDPETRYREDPVRMLRAVRFAVKLDFDIEEETAAPIEELAGLLRDIPAARLYEESLKMLQSGHGLETYHLMREYNLFQQLFPSVSHYFTAEYASKTEQMLDLVLDSTDIRVEEGKRINPAFMFAAMLWYPLQAVAEKLMKERNFSYYDAVMEASNIVLDEQVKTIAIPRRHTATIREIWQLQLRMPRRNGKRAFRLMELNKFRAGFDFLEMRGEIEGEETAKLAKWWETFQNAGRNMRQAMVADLDSSDDTKPRQRRRKTFRKKKSKAKS, from the coding sequence ATGCACATGAATAAAAACGACTATACACCAAGCGAATCCGCTGGATATGCAGATCTTGCCCTCAATATTATTACTCGCGAAGAGCATAATATTTCCCGTAAGCAGATCAGTGACAATGCACTCAAGGTGCTATACCGACTTCATAGTGCCGGCTTCGATGCATTTCTAGTTGGTGGTGGCGTTCGAGATCTCCTCCTTGAGCACCATCCAAAAGATTTTGATATCGCAACCAACGCAACACCTGAGCAGATTCGACATTTATTTAAGAACTGTCGTCTTATCGGCCGCCGATTCCGCCTCGCACATATTATGTTTGGCCGTGACATCATCGAAGTTGCAACTTTCCGAGGTCATCATCAAGAGCCAAGTAAGAACGTGTCACAGCAATCGAAAGAAGGCATGTTGCTGCGTGATAACGTGTACGGAAGTATTGATGAAGATGCAGAACGTCGAGACTTTACCGTCAACGCGATGTACTACAACATTGCCAACTACGCGATTCATGATTACGCGGGAGGTATCGAAGATCTCGAAGATAAACTGATCCGTTTAATCGGCGATCCTGAAACGCGCTACCGTGAAGATCCTGTTCGCATGCTTCGCGCTGTACGATTTGCTGTAAAATTAGATTTCGATATCGAAGAGGAAACCGCTGCTCCGATTGAAGAGTTGGCCGGGTTACTTAGAGATATTCCAGCAGCTCGCTTATACGAAGAATCACTCAAGATGCTGCAATCAGGTCACGGATTAGAAACCTACCATCTAATGCGTGAATACAACCTATTCCAGCAACTGTTCCCGAGCGTGTCCCATTACTTCACGGCTGAATATGCTTCCAAAACAGAGCAAATGCTGGATCTAGTGCTGGACTCAACCGACATTCGCGTAGAAGAAGGGAAACGAATTAACCCAGCTTTCATGTTTGCAGCAATGCTATGGTACCCGCTTCAAGCTGTCGCAGAGAAACTGATGAAAGAGCGTAACTTCTCTTACTATGATGCCGTCATGGAGGCCAGCAACATTGTGCTGGATGAGCAAGTTAAAACCATTGCGATCCCTCGCCGTCATACTGCAACCATTCGCGAAATTTGGCAGTTACAACTTCGTATGCCTCGCCGCAACGGAAAACGCGCATTCCGTCTTATGGAGCTCAATAAGTTCCGTGCTGGTTTCGACTTCTTAGAAATGCGCGGTGAAATCGAAGGTGAAGAAACAGCGAAACTGGCAAAATGGTGGGAAACCTTCCAAAACGCAGGTCGCAATATGCGCCAAGCCATGGTAGCTGATCTCGATAGCAGTGATGACACAAAACCACGCCAGCGTCGCCGCAAGACCTTTCGTAAGAAAAAATCGAAGGCAAAATCATGA